From the Cervus elaphus chromosome 20, mCerEla1.1, whole genome shotgun sequence genome, one window contains:
- the CERS2 gene encoding ceramide synthase 2 isoform X2 — MLQILHDYFWWERLWLPVNLTWADLEDRDGRVYAKASDLYITLPLALLFLIIRYFFELYVATPLAALLNVKEKTRLRAPPNPTLEHFYMTSGKQPKQADVELLSRQSRLSGRQVERWFRRRRNQDRPSLLKKFREASWRFTFYLIAFIAGTAVIVDKPWFYDLRKVWEGYPIQSIIPSQYWYYMIELSFYWSLLFSIASDVKRKSAKMFNYAGWKNTCNNIFIVFAIVFIITRLVILPFWILYCTLVYPLELYPAFFGYYFFNFMMGVLQLLHIFWAYLILRMAHKFITGKVVEDERSDREETESSEGEEAAAGGGAKNRPLANGHPILNNNHRKND; from the exons ATGCTCCAGATCTTACATGACTACTTCTGGTGGGAACGGCTGTGGCTCCCTGTGAACTTAACCTGGGCTGATCTAGAAGACCGAGATGGACGTGTCTACGCCAAAGCCTCCGACCTCTATATCACACTACCCCTGGCCTTGCTCTTCCTCATCATTCGATACTTCTTTGAGCT ttaTGTGGCTACACCACTGGCTGCCCTCCTGAATGTCAAAGAGAAAACCCGGCTGCGAGCACCTCCCAACCCCACTTTGGAGCATTTCTACATGACCAGTGGCAAGCAGCCCAAACAG GCAGATGTAGAGCTTCTGTCACGGCAGAGCAGGCTCTCTGGCCGCCAGGTAGAGCGCTGGTTCCGCCGCCGTCGCAACCAGGACCGGCCCAGTCTCCTCAAGAAGTTCCGAGAGGCAAG CTGGAGATTCACATTTTACCTGATTGCTTTCATTGCCGGCACGGCTGTCATTGTAGAC AAACCCTGGTTCTATGACCTAAGGAAAGTTTGGGAGGGATATCCCATACAG agCATCATCCCTTCCCAGTACTGGTACTACATGATTGAACTGTCTTTCTACTGGTCCTTGCTCTTCAGCATTGCTTCTGATGTCAAGCGAAAG TCAGCCAAGATGTTTAACTATGCGGGATGGAAAAACACCTGCAACAACATCTTCATCGTCTTCGCCATTGTCTTCATCATCACCCGACTGGTCATCCTGCCCTTCTG GATCCTGTACTGCACGCTGGTGTACCCACTGGAGCTCTATCCCGCCTTTTTTGGCTATTACTTCTTCAATTTCATGATGGGAGTGCTACAGCTGCTGCATATCTTCTGGGCCTACCTCATTTTGCGAATGGCCCACAAGTTCATAACTGGAAAG GTAGTAGAAGATGAACGCAGTGACAGGGAAGAAACGGAGAGCTCAGAGGGGGAGGAGGCTGCAGCTGGGGGAGGAGCAAAGAACCGGCCCCTAGCCAATGGCCACCCCATCCTCAACAACAACCATCGTAAGAATGACTGA
- the CERS2 gene encoding ceramide synthase 2 isoform X1, translating to MLQILHDYFWWERLWLPVNLTWADLEDRDGRVYAKASDLYITLPLALLFLIIRYFFELYVATPLAALLNVKEKTRLRAPPNPTLEHFYMTSGKQPKQADVELLSRQSRLSGRQVERWFRRRRNQDRPSLLKKFREASWRFTFYLIAFIAGTAVIVDKPWFYDLRKVWEGYPIQSIIPSQYWYYMIELSFYWSLLFSIASDVKRKDFKEQIIHHVATIILISFSWCANYVRAGTLIMALHDSSDYLLESAKMFNYAGWKNTCNNIFIVFAIVFIITRLVILPFWILYCTLVYPLELYPAFFGYYFFNFMMGVLQLLHIFWAYLILRMAHKFITGKVVEDERSDREETESSEGEEAAAGGGAKNRPLANGHPILNNNHRKND from the exons ATGCTCCAGATCTTACATGACTACTTCTGGTGGGAACGGCTGTGGCTCCCTGTGAACTTAACCTGGGCTGATCTAGAAGACCGAGATGGACGTGTCTACGCCAAAGCCTCCGACCTCTATATCACACTACCCCTGGCCTTGCTCTTCCTCATCATTCGATACTTCTTTGAGCT ttaTGTGGCTACACCACTGGCTGCCCTCCTGAATGTCAAAGAGAAAACCCGGCTGCGAGCACCTCCCAACCCCACTTTGGAGCATTTCTACATGACCAGTGGCAAGCAGCCCAAACAG GCAGATGTAGAGCTTCTGTCACGGCAGAGCAGGCTCTCTGGCCGCCAGGTAGAGCGCTGGTTCCGCCGCCGTCGCAACCAGGACCGGCCCAGTCTCCTCAAGAAGTTCCGAGAGGCAAG CTGGAGATTCACATTTTACCTGATTGCTTTCATTGCCGGCACGGCTGTCATTGTAGAC AAACCCTGGTTCTATGACCTAAGGAAAGTTTGGGAGGGATATCCCATACAG agCATCATCCCTTCCCAGTACTGGTACTACATGATTGAACTGTCTTTCTACTGGTCCTTGCTCTTCAGCATTGCTTCTGATGTCAAGCGAAAG GATTTCAAGGAGCAGATCATCCATCACGTGGCCACCATCATCCTCATTAGTTTCTCCTGGTGTGCCAATTACGTCCGAGCAGGGACTCTTATCATGGCTCTGCATGACTCTTCTGACTACCTGCTAGAG TCAGCCAAGATGTTTAACTATGCGGGATGGAAAAACACCTGCAACAACATCTTCATCGTCTTCGCCATTGTCTTCATCATCACCCGACTGGTCATCCTGCCCTTCTG GATCCTGTACTGCACGCTGGTGTACCCACTGGAGCTCTATCCCGCCTTTTTTGGCTATTACTTCTTCAATTTCATGATGGGAGTGCTACAGCTGCTGCATATCTTCTGGGCCTACCTCATTTTGCGAATGGCCCACAAGTTCATAACTGGAAAG GTAGTAGAAGATGAACGCAGTGACAGGGAAGAAACGGAGAGCTCAGAGGGGGAGGAGGCTGCAGCTGGGGGAGGAGCAAAGAACCGGCCCCTAGCCAATGGCCACCCCATCCTCAACAACAACCATCGTAAGAATGACTGA